Proteins encoded together in one Thermococcus barophilus MP window:
- a CDS encoding VIT1/CCC1 transporter family protein, with the protein MDEMIKSALQFYEDEYSDSILYAQLAKTEKDESLKKEFLRLSNIEAKHAKFWHDFLTRRNVRTPRIKISKLSLYSIRLLRKILGPGAVASLLEMGENSAIQKYFKFLTTYQEKLNDEERRELSDVILDELEHEKFFYESKKRLHVENIRDLVLGMNDGLVEILGAVTGLSAVYVYNPKLVGISGLIVGVAGALSMAIGTFISVRSQRQVNESIRQRMEVLFRVSPDRAKDELLDKLLESGMPENVAKEVAEKLSSNHDAIIKLLIQEEDENEIRAALYTGCFYLLGVAFPVTPYFFASSSLVALPFSVLLAGTALAVVATFISVLSGISIKKKVTEMVTTGLGAAFVSYLFGHLMEALFHVSTL; encoded by the coding sequence ATGGACGAGATGATAAAGTCGGCACTTCAGTTTTATGAGGATGAATACTCCGATTCAATTCTTTATGCTCAGCTTGCTAAAACTGAAAAAGACGAGAGTTTAAAGAAGGAATTTCTGAGGCTTTCAAACATTGAAGCAAAGCATGCAAAGTTCTGGCACGATTTCTTGACAAGGAGAAATGTCAGAACCCCCAGGATAAAAATCAGCAAGCTGAGCCTTTACAGCATAAGGCTTTTAAGGAAAATTTTAGGGCCTGGAGCTGTTGCTTCACTCCTTGAGATGGGAGAAAACAGCGCAATCCAAAAGTACTTCAAATTCCTCACGACATATCAAGAGAAGCTCAATGATGAAGAGAGGAGAGAATTAAGTGATGTCATCTTGGATGAGCTTGAACACGAGAAGTTCTTTTACGAGAGCAAAAAAAGACTCCATGTCGAAAATATCCGAGATTTAGTTCTCGGCATGAACGATGGATTAGTCGAGATCCTCGGGGCAGTTACTGGATTGTCAGCAGTTTACGTTTACAATCCAAAGCTCGTCGGAATTAGCGGTCTCATAGTTGGAGTTGCTGGAGCACTATCAATGGCGATTGGAACTTTCATATCTGTTCGCTCTCAGAGGCAGGTAAATGAGAGCATCAGACAGAGAATGGAAGTCCTGTTCAGAGTTTCTCCAGATAGAGCAAAAGATGAACTTTTAGACAAGCTCCTTGAGAGCGGTATGCCTGAAAATGTTGCAAAAGAGGTCGCTGAAAAATTATCCTCAAACCACGATGCAATAATTAAGTTACTTATCCAAGAAGAGGATGAAAACGAGATAAGAGCAGCCCTTTATACTGGATGCTTTTACTTGCTTGGCGTAGCGTTCCCAGTTACGCCTTATTTCTTTGCATCATCATCACTGGTTGCACTGCCATTCTCCGTATTGTTAGCGGGAACAGCGCTGGCAGTAGTTGCGACTTTTATATCGGTGCTCTCAGGAATCTCAATAAAGAAGAAAGTTACAGAGATGGTCACTACTGGATTGGGAGCAGCGTTTGTTAGCTACCTCTTTGGTCACTTGATGGAAGCCCTATTCCACGTTTCAACACTCTAA
- a CDS encoding tRNA (guanine(10)-N(2))-dimethyltransferase: MELIEISEGKARVLVPKAERIYDAPVFYNPVMALNRDLSVLLLKVVKPKKVLDALSATGIRGIRYALETPAAEVWMNDINPDAFELIIKNLALNFPGKIEIHEKRAFLKGSKVLVATNLDANRLMNDQFRYFDFIDLDPFGSPMEFLDSALRSVKRKGVLAITATDTAPLCGAHPKACLRKYNAVPIRGELCHEAGLRILIGTVARYVAKYDMGFEVLFAYYKDHYFRAFLRFKDGAKKGDETLEKLGYLYFNEKNGKFEIERSFLPSKAKAYGPLWLGELKNQEIVEEIHKLAEREEIAEKKKVLKFLGIIKEELDVPFFYDTHALARRNNLEARKVSKIIEILKEEGYKATRTHFSPTALKTDAPFEKVLETLKSLQ; encoded by the coding sequence ATGGAGCTAATAGAAATAAGTGAAGGAAAAGCAAGGGTTCTTGTCCCAAAAGCTGAGCGTATTTATGATGCTCCAGTCTTTTACAACCCTGTAATGGCTCTGAATAGGGATTTAAGCGTCCTTCTCCTCAAGGTTGTTAAACCAAAGAAAGTTTTAGATGCTCTAAGTGCTACAGGGATTAGGGGGATCAGGTATGCCTTAGAGACTCCAGCAGCTGAAGTTTGGATGAATGACATAAATCCAGATGCCTTTGAGCTGATAATCAAAAATCTGGCACTCAACTTCCCTGGTAAAATTGAGATACATGAGAAGAGAGCATTTTTAAAAGGAAGCAAGGTTTTAGTCGCAACAAACTTAGATGCCAACAGATTGATGAATGACCAGTTTAGATACTTTGACTTCATTGATCTTGATCCATTCGGCTCACCAATGGAGTTTTTAGACTCTGCTTTGAGAAGTGTAAAGCGGAAAGGAGTTTTAGCCATAACCGCAACAGATACCGCTCCCCTCTGCGGAGCTCATCCAAAGGCATGTCTAAGAAAATACAACGCAGTGCCAATAAGAGGCGAGCTCTGCCATGAAGCGGGGCTGAGGATTTTAATAGGAACCGTTGCAAGATATGTTGCAAAGTATGACATGGGCTTTGAAGTTCTTTTTGCGTACTACAAAGACCACTACTTCAGGGCATTCTTAAGGTTCAAAGATGGAGCGAAGAAAGGGGATGAGACTTTAGAAAAGCTCGGGTATCTGTATTTTAATGAAAAGAATGGAAAATTCGAGATTGAGAGGAGCTTTCTGCCAAGCAAAGCTAAAGCTTATGGACCTTTGTGGCTTGGGGAGCTCAAGAATCAAGAAATTGTTGAAGAGATTCATAAGCTAGCAGAGAGAGAGGAGATTGCAGAGAAAAAGAAAGTGCTGAAGTTTTTAGGAATCATCAAAGAGGAGCTTGATGTTCCATTTTTCTATGATACCCATGCATTAGCAAGGAGAAACAACCTTGAAGCAAGAAAAGTTTCCAAAATCATTGAAATTCTTAAAGAAGAGGGCTACAAAGCAACGAGAACTCACTTCTCACCAACCGCTCTAAAGACAGATGCTCCTTTTGAAAAAGTGCTTGAGACTTTAAAGTCATTACAGTAA
- a CDS encoding 50S ribosomal protein L35ae yields MKGIVLSYMRSKENQHNHHMIIKPLGIESREEAAKLIGKKVIWKSPSGKIIAGKIVKPHGVRGEVKVRFEKGLPGQALGDYVQIL; encoded by the coding sequence ATGAAGGGGATAGTGTTAAGCTACATGAGGAGTAAGGAGAATCAGCACAACCACCACATGATTATCAAGCCTCTCGGAATTGAGAGCAGAGAAGAGGCAGCAAAGCTCATAGGAAAGAAAGTCATTTGGAAGAGCCCGAGCGGAAAAATAATTGCCGGCAAAATTGTCAAGCCACATGGAGTTAGGGGCGAGGTTAAGGTAAGGTTCGAAAAAGGCTTACCCGGACAAGCTCTTGGTGATTACGTCCAAATTCTCTGA
- the pepQ gene encoding Xaa-Pro dipeptidase PepQ: MERIKKLQKFINENSIDAALISKRENLFYFSGASPLAGGYLVVTPDEAIIYVPELEYEATKEETELPVEKFKRLPELYEKLKPYSILGIEGSTSFSFMNALKEKAEIKEFRNVDDVIKDLRIVKTKEEIEIIKSACELADMAVMAAIEEISEGKREREIAAKVEYVMKMNGAEKPAFDTIIASGHRAALPHGVASDKRIERGDLVVIDLGALYRHYNSDITRTIVVGKPNEKQKEIYEVVLEAQKTAVEKAKPGMTAKELDSIARNIIAEYGYGDYFIHSLGHGVGLEIHEPPRISQYDESVLKEGMVVTIEPGIYIPKLGGVRIEDTVVITKDGAERLTKMERELI, encoded by the coding sequence ATGGAAAGAATAAAGAAGCTTCAAAAGTTTATAAACGAGAACTCAATTGATGCAGCGCTTATCTCTAAACGTGAAAACTTGTTCTACTTTTCTGGAGCTTCTCCGTTAGCTGGGGGGTATTTGGTTGTTACTCCCGATGAGGCTATAATTTATGTTCCCGAACTTGAATATGAAGCAACAAAGGAAGAGACCGAACTACCCGTTGAAAAGTTCAAGAGACTGCCAGAACTTTATGAAAAGCTCAAACCTTACAGTATTTTGGGAATTGAAGGTTCAACAAGCTTTTCCTTCATGAATGCACTTAAAGAAAAAGCTGAGATAAAGGAGTTCAGGAACGTTGATGATGTTATAAAGGACCTTAGAATTGTAAAAACCAAAGAAGAAATCGAGATAATCAAAAGCGCGTGTGAATTAGCTGACATGGCTGTTATGGCAGCTATTGAAGAAATCAGCGAGGGGAAGAGAGAAAGGGAAATAGCAGCGAAGGTTGAGTATGTTATGAAGATGAACGGTGCTGAAAAGCCAGCCTTTGATACAATCATCGCCAGCGGTCACAGGGCAGCTCTCCCTCATGGGGTTGCAAGCGATAAGAGAATTGAGAGAGGAGATTTGGTTGTCATAGATTTAGGGGCACTTTACAGGCACTACAACTCTGACATCACCAGAACCATAGTTGTTGGAAAGCCCAATGAGAAGCAGAAAGAGATTTATGAGGTAGTTCTTGAGGCTCAAAAGACAGCTGTTGAAAAAGCTAAGCCAGGAATGACTGCGAAGGAACTCGACAGCATAGCAAGGAACATCATAGCGGAATACGGCTATGGGGATTACTTTATCCACAGCCTTGGTCACGGAGTTGGCTTGGAAATTCATGAGCCTCCGAGGATAAGTCAGTACGATGAGAGTGTTCTCAAGGAAGGAATGGTTGTAACAATTGAACCGGGAATTTACATTCCAAAGCTTGGTGGCGTCAGAATTGAGGATACAGTTGTTATAACGAAGGATGGGGCAGAGAGGCTCACAAAGATGGAGAGAGAGCTAATTTAA
- a CDS encoding type II toxin-antitoxin system VapC family toxin: protein MDAILDTSVIIEVFKGNSKVVKSLPSEWVYGLSAITVFELYCGTLKEKEELMIEKLPKLHFDEKSAKIAGEIYRDLKKKGNLPPAKDLLIAANAIAHDKMLITCDKDFELFTEYGLKVRIIKRD, encoded by the coding sequence ATGGATGCAATCCTTGATACAAGTGTGATAATTGAGGTTTTTAAAGGAAATTCAAAAGTCGTCAAGTCTTTACCTTCTGAATGGGTTTACGGTCTCTCTGCAATCACGGTTTTTGAGCTTTACTGTGGAACTCTGAAGGAAAAGGAAGAGCTTATGATTGAAAAGTTACCAAAACTGCACTTTGACGAAAAAAGTGCAAAGATTGCCGGAGAAATCTACAGAGACTTAAAGAAAAAAGGCAATCTACCGCCCGCTAAAGATTTATTGATAGCTGCCAATGCAATAGCTCACGATAAAATGCTTATTACCTGTGATAAGGACTTTGAACTGTTCACTGAATATGGCTTAAAAGTTAGGATAATAAAAAGGGATTAA
- a CDS encoding antitoxin VapB family protein — MGKTITISDDVYWELVRIKGKKSFSEVIRELIKKEGNLNILLIGFGTRSKEEAEKLEKELKEAQKWMQSLIQV; from the coding sequence ATGGGAAAAACAATAACCATATCAGATGATGTTTATTGGGAGCTTGTGAGGATTAAGGGAAAAAAGAGCTTCTCAGAAGTTATCAGAGAACTTATAAAGAAAGAAGGAAATCTCAACATCCTGCTAATAGGATTTGGAACAAGAAGTAAGGAAGAGGCCGAAAAGCTTGAGAAGGAATTAAAGGAGGCACAAAAATGGATGCAATCCTTGATACAAGTGTGA
- a CDS encoding mRNA surveillance protein pelota yields the protein MKILDQNPKEGKIKVKAETLDDLWHLYHIIEEGDVVYAKTLRKQSQRSDSLRPEKVQAIPVFLGIRAEKINFHKFANALRITGPIVYASREEVPLGKYHTIAVEENSIITIQKPKWKAHHLERLKQAVEASQRARIMIVVVDDGEADIALVREYGVDIIANIRHNLGGKRYGTNREAEEMKFFHDLAKTIAEIMEREKVDKAIVAGPGFVKENFYRFLQENYPDLAKRVVIEDTSVTGRTGIYEVIRRGTVDKVYHENRVAKEIQLVEKVIEEIAKNGLVAYGIKEVEEAANYGAIETLLVLDELLKGEMREKIEQLMEFVRQMRGEIVIVSSEHEGGEKLKALGGIAALLRYKVK from the coding sequence ATGAAAATACTTGACCAGAATCCCAAGGAGGGCAAAATTAAAGTTAAAGCCGAAACTCTCGATGACCTCTGGCATCTCTATCACATCATTGAGGAAGGAGATGTAGTTTATGCAAAGACCCTCAGAAAGCAGAGTCAGAGAAGTGATTCCCTTAGACCAGAAAAGGTTCAGGCGATTCCAGTGTTTTTGGGTATTAGGGCTGAAAAAATCAACTTCCACAAGTTTGCAAATGCGTTGAGGATTACTGGTCCGATAGTGTATGCCTCAAGAGAGGAAGTTCCCCTTGGTAAGTATCACACAATAGCAGTTGAAGAGAACAGCATTATTACAATTCAAAAGCCCAAATGGAAGGCTCACCACTTGGAAAGATTAAAGCAAGCTGTTGAAGCTTCTCAGAGAGCAAGAATTATGATTGTTGTTGTGGATGATGGTGAGGCCGATATTGCTCTCGTGAGAGAATACGGCGTTGATATAATTGCCAACATAAGACACAACCTTGGGGGGAAGAGATACGGCACAAATAGGGAAGCTGAGGAAATGAAGTTCTTCCACGATTTAGCAAAGACAATTGCTGAAATTATGGAGAGAGAAAAGGTGGATAAAGCTATTGTCGCTGGTCCCGGCTTTGTGAAGGAGAACTTTTACAGGTTCCTCCAGGAGAATTATCCCGATTTGGCAAAGCGTGTTGTAATTGAGGACACGAGTGTTACAGGGAGAACCGGGATTTATGAGGTCATTAGGAGAGGAACCGTTGACAAAGTTTACCATGAAAACAGAGTCGCAAAGGAAATTCAGCTCGTGGAGAAGGTCATAGAGGAGATTGCAAAGAATGGATTGGTGGCTTATGGTATAAAAGAGGTCGAAGAAGCAGCGAATTATGGAGCAATTGAGACTTTGCTCGTTTTGGATGAGCTTTTGAAGGGAGAGATGAGAGAAAAGATTGAGCAGCTCATGGAGTTCGTCAGGCAGATGAGGGGGGAGATAGTAATTGTCAGCTCGGAACATGAGGGAGGTGAAAAGCTGAAAGCTTTGGGAGGAATTGCCGCACTGCTGAGGTATAAGGTTAAGTGA
- a CDS encoding AIR synthase family protein produces MLPLGKIRSEVLNEIILDNLNIKDPKVFIGPREGFDAAVLEYSNENYLVIATDPVLGVPMEHFGFFTYHFAASDVAVFGAKPRWLVIDLLLSPGSTKEELAQIMGELNEECREYGTAVIGGHTGVYTTIKETTATTTALGLVKKEDLRLPLAKPGDDIIITKGIGIEFAVGAAYFKKEELKKFLTPAEIDKLREMYKLETVVPDALAVRKLVRGMHDATEGGLTALHEIADNSNVGFRVYYDKIYIPPLVKKVLEAFDVNPLTVSSTGTLVIISPRRNSSRIIEELSKNGIKAFIIGEFTEEKDRVLVKNSEEEEFPRFESDAYAEIY; encoded by the coding sequence ATGCTGCCGCTTGGAAAAATAAGAAGTGAGGTTCTAAATGAAATTATCCTGGATAACCTTAATATTAAGGATCCGAAAGTTTTTATCGGTCCGAGAGAAGGCTTTGATGCTGCAGTTCTTGAGTATAGCAATGAAAACTATCTCGTCATAGCAACTGATCCAGTTTTAGGCGTTCCAATGGAGCATTTTGGATTCTTCACGTATCATTTCGCAGCAAGCGATGTTGCAGTTTTTGGTGCTAAGCCGAGATGGCTGGTTATTGACCTATTGTTATCCCCAGGTTCCACTAAAGAAGAGCTCGCTCAAATAATGGGGGAACTCAATGAAGAGTGTAGAGAATACGGAACAGCTGTAATCGGGGGACATACAGGAGTTTACACCACGATTAAAGAAACAACTGCCACCACAACGGCACTTGGATTGGTGAAGAAAGAAGACCTGAGACTACCGTTAGCAAAACCCGGAGACGATATAATAATAACGAAGGGCATTGGGATAGAGTTTGCCGTTGGAGCGGCTTACTTCAAGAAAGAGGAGCTTAAAAAATTTTTAACTCCAGCCGAAATAGACAAGCTCAGAGAAATGTACAAGCTTGAAACCGTCGTCCCTGATGCCCTCGCTGTGAGAAAGCTCGTGAGAGGTATGCATGATGCAACTGAGGGAGGCTTAACAGCCCTTCATGAAATTGCCGACAATTCAAATGTTGGTTTTAGGGTTTATTATGACAAAATTTACATCCCTCCTCTCGTCAAAAAAGTTCTTGAAGCTTTTGATGTGAATCCTCTAACTGTCTCATCAACCGGAACGCTGGTGATAATTTCTCCCAGAAGGAATTCCTCAAGAATAATTGAGGAGCTATCCAAGAATGGAATTAAAGCTTTCATCATTGGTGAGTTTACAGAAGAAAAAGACAGGGTTTTAGTGAAGAACAGCGAAGAGGAGGAGTTCCCAAGATTTGAAAGCGATGCCTATGCCGAGATTTACTAA
- a CDS encoding 7-cyano-7-deazaguanine synthase: MLAEIIKETKQFAENTGLHKKKILLMFSGGKDSSLALYIMKKAGLDVSAITFFHKWSWRETLLWGMRFTEKLRVEHYLIDITEGLLKNSIGKKGPICIHCKKVMMRNAYWFAKINGFKVLAKGDNANDKIIGALLDQWKGDIRLSEIPRIGIPVFRPLIKYTAEEVEKLAKEAGIKPYRMYEYGRRRQWREGCPLQYIDKFEIIKQEYFNLAYEVNYEISKLARKYKVRMSVRVPSLKLMCHGCNEKILREADEIIRRFKNAAAWKNKK, from the coding sequence ATGCTCGCAGAAATTATAAAGGAGACAAAACAGTTTGCAGAAAACACTGGGCTTCATAAAAAGAAAATACTCCTCATGTTTTCTGGAGGAAAAGACAGCAGTTTAGCCCTATATATTATGAAAAAAGCTGGTTTAGATGTTTCTGCCATAACCTTCTTCCACAAATGGAGCTGGAGGGAAACACTGCTGTGGGGAATGAGGTTTACTGAAAAACTTAGAGTCGAGCATTATCTTATTGATATAACAGAAGGACTTCTTAAGAATTCAATTGGAAAGAAGGGCCCAATATGTATTCACTGCAAAAAAGTCATGATGAGAAATGCCTATTGGTTTGCAAAAATTAACGGCTTTAAAGTTTTAGCAAAAGGTGACAATGCAAATGATAAGATAATTGGAGCCCTGCTCGATCAGTGGAAAGGAGACATAAGGTTGAGTGAGATACCAAGGATCGGGATTCCAGTATTCAGACCTCTGATTAAGTACACTGCTGAAGAAGTTGAAAAGCTTGCAAAAGAAGCGGGTATAAAACCTTACAGGATGTATGAATATGGAAGAAGAAGGCAGTGGAGAGAGGGATGTCCTTTGCAGTATATTGACAAATTTGAAATCATTAAGCAGGAGTATTTCAATTTGGCTTATGAGGTAAACTACGAGATAAGCAAGCTTGCGAGAAAATATAAAGTCCGGATGAGCGTGAGAGTGCCAAGTTTAAAACTGATGTGTCATGGATGTAATGAAAAAATCCTAAGAGAAGCAGATGAAATCATTAGGAGGTTCAAAAATGCTGCCGCTTGGAAAAATAAGAAGTGA
- a CDS encoding DUF4870 domain-containing protein, with protein MEEYGSGEVEKSKTSLGLEENIEAALAYVLGFLTGIIFLLLEKESDFVRFHAMQSTITFLGIFIIQRILMFIPFLGAILGMLLGLIGLILWILGIVKAYQGEYYKFPIVGDIAENQVRKMSS; from the coding sequence GTGGAGGAATATGGAAGTGGAGAAGTAGAAAAAAGCAAAACGTCTTTAGGACTTGAAGAAAACATTGAAGCGGCACTGGCTTATGTCCTTGGATTCCTGACAGGTATAATTTTCCTTCTCTTGGAGAAAGAAAGTGATTTTGTCAGATTCCATGCCATGCAGTCAACGATCACATTCTTAGGAATATTCATAATTCAGAGAATCCTCATGTTTATACCATTTTTGGGAGCAATTTTAGGCATGCTTTTGGGTTTAATTGGCCTTATCCTGTGGATACTTGGAATAGTTAAAGCATACCAAGGGGAGTACTATAAATTCCCAATTGTGGGAGACATTGCAGAGAATCAAGTAAGAAAGATGAGCTCGTGA
- a CDS encoding FeoA family protein produces the protein MYVHLTQMKEGEEGVVVDIHGGIGARQKLIGMGITPGTRIRVLKSSPPGPIIIAVGSSRIAIGRGIADKIIVRRELQ, from the coding sequence ATGTATGTGCATTTAACTCAGATGAAAGAAGGGGAGGAGGGAGTCGTTGTTGACATCCATGGGGGTATTGGGGCGAGACAGAAGTTAATCGGAATGGGAATTACTCCCGGAACCAGAATTCGTGTGCTCAAATCTTCGCCCCCCGGACCAATAATCATAGCTGTCGGTTCTTCACGAATAGCCATTGGCAGGGGAATAGCGGATAAAATAATCGTCCGGAGGGAACTTCAATGA
- the feoB gene encoding ferrous iron transport protein B: MKKVIALAGNPNVGKTTLFNALTGLRQHVGNWPGVTVEKKEGIMKYKGREFLVVDLPGTYSLTAHSVDELIARNFILEGNADVIVDVVDSSCLMRNLFLTMEILEMGVKNVVIALNKIDLAEKKGIKFDFKKMEKVLGIPVVPTNAKDGTGIEELKKKIVAVADGKITVNPVVPVYDDIIEREISHISEILKETALAERYNLRWLAIKLLTRDEEVIKLVLSHLGHEKMDEILHHIGELEGHYKKSLDIIIANQKYEFIDNLIHQFVTHFAEQKEMLTDQLDRILTHPVYGMISLLAIFYLLFKFVFTVGTPLQESLDSFFGVLGDNIGRYIVNDTLRGLIVDGIIGGVGSVLSFFPLVFLLFVAMSLLEDSGYMARAAVVMERIMRKFNLPGKSFIPMILAFGCNVPAVMATRALDDERDRILTMIINPLVPCSARMVVITFLAGVFFERHKALVAISIYAISLGLALISALILSRFVIKGEESPFIIELPDYLIPSWKSVVIHSWERSKEFLKKAGTVILAGAVAIWYLSNYPQPVGTGLSYAEIIGRALEPVTKLMGLDWKAAVSLIFGIIAKENVIATYGVIYGIGGNEEALGVLMRQAMTPLQAFVLSLVTTLYLPCIATIAAIRAEGGTKWALVASLYNLILATVIGILVYHLGLFIMG; encoded by the coding sequence ATGAAAAAAGTTATTGCCCTCGCTGGTAATCCAAACGTTGGTAAAACCACACTATTCAATGCCTTAACAGGACTGAGACAGCATGTTGGCAACTGGCCTGGGGTTACAGTAGAGAAAAAGGAGGGAATAATGAAGTATAAAGGTAGAGAGTTTTTGGTTGTTGATCTCCCTGGAACGTACTCATTGACGGCTCATTCTGTTGATGAACTCATAGCGAGAAATTTTATTCTTGAAGGAAATGCCGATGTTATAGTCGATGTTGTAGATTCCTCATGTCTTATGAGAAATTTATTTTTGACCATGGAAATTCTTGAAATGGGGGTTAAAAACGTTGTAATCGCACTTAATAAGATTGATTTGGCTGAGAAAAAAGGTATCAAGTTTGATTTTAAAAAAATGGAAAAAGTTCTTGGTATCCCTGTAGTTCCAACAAATGCAAAGGATGGAACTGGAATTGAGGAGCTTAAGAAAAAAATAGTGGCTGTAGCTGATGGTAAAATTACCGTTAATCCTGTTGTTCCTGTTTATGATGATATCATCGAGAGAGAAATTTCCCATATAAGTGAGATACTAAAAGAAACAGCTTTAGCTGAAAGATACAACCTTAGATGGTTGGCTATAAAACTTTTGACGAGAGATGAAGAGGTCATAAAACTGGTTCTTTCACATCTTGGACATGAAAAGATGGATGAAATTCTGCACCATATAGGAGAGCTGGAGGGGCATTATAAAAAATCTCTTGATATTATTATTGCTAATCAGAAATATGAGTTCATCGATAACTTAATCCATCAGTTTGTTACTCACTTTGCTGAGCAAAAAGAAATGTTAACCGACCAGCTTGACAGAATTCTGACGCACCCGGTTTATGGCATGATATCCCTTCTTGCAATCTTTTATCTTCTCTTTAAGTTTGTCTTTACAGTTGGAACACCACTTCAGGAAAGCTTGGACTCATTTTTTGGAGTATTGGGAGATAACATTGGGAGATATATAGTTAATGACACTCTAAGAGGCTTGATTGTTGATGGGATAATTGGTGGTGTTGGCTCAGTTTTGAGCTTCTTTCCTCTGGTGTTCCTGCTCTTTGTTGCAATGTCCCTCCTTGAAGATTCCGGGTACATGGCAAGAGCGGCTGTTGTCATGGAGAGAATAATGAGGAAGTTTAATTTGCCAGGGAAGAGCTTTATCCCAATGATTTTGGCATTTGGATGTAATGTGCCTGCAGTTATGGCAACTCGGGCATTAGATGATGAGAGAGATAGAATTCTAACAATGATCATAAACCCTCTTGTGCCGTGCAGTGCAAGAATGGTGGTTATAACTTTCCTTGCTGGAGTCTTCTTTGAGAGGCATAAAGCCTTGGTTGCCATCAGCATTTATGCTATTTCTCTTGGATTAGCATTGATTTCAGCCCTTATACTGAGTAGATTCGTAATTAAGGGGGAAGAAAGCCCATTCATAATTGAGCTTCCTGACTATCTAATCCCCTCATGGAAGAGTGTGGTGATTCACTCGTGGGAGAGAAGTAAGGAATTTTTGAAAAAGGCAGGAACTGTGATTCTTGCTGGGGCAGTTGCAATATGGTATCTGAGCAATTATCCACAGCCTGTTGGTACTGGTTTAAGCTATGCCGAAATCATTGGGCGGGCATTAGAACCCGTGACCAAACTAATGGGTCTTGACTGGAAGGCTGCTGTAAGCTTAATTTTTGGGATAATAGCAAAAGAAAATGTTATCGCTACATATGGTGTTATATATGGAATTGGGGGGAATGAAGAAGCATTGGGGGTCTTAATGAGGCAAGCAATGACACCACTGCAGGCGTTTGTTTTATCTCTTGTAACAACCCTTTACCTTCCCTGCATCGCTACAATTGCTGCAATAAGAGCTGAAGGGGGGACGAAGTGGGCTTTAGTTGCTTCGCTCTACAATCTTATATTAGCAACCGTGATTGGGATTCTTGTGTATCATCTGGGATTATTTATCATGGGGTGA
- a CDS encoding MarR family transcriptional regulator, with product MVNIEEVLELIKGGYTNPKEIARVMGINVEEVSGIIKILESLGYIEKVEFGSSVCSRCPMKKICSGSCIHFKGQIYQISEKNSSNSSKTP from the coding sequence GTGGTAAACATTGAAGAGGTTCTTGAGCTTATCAAAGGTGGGTATACAAATCCCAAAGAAATAGCAAGGGTTATGGGTATAAATGTTGAAGAAGTTAGCGGGATAATAAAAATACTGGAAAGCTTAGGATATATCGAAAAAGTTGAGTTTGGAAGTTCTGTCTGTAGTAGGTGTCCAATGAAGAAGATATGCTCTGGGTCATGCATTCACTTTAAGGGACAGATTTACCAGATATCCGAGAAAAATTCATCCAATTCTTCAAAAACACCTTAA